The sequence below is a genomic window from Anopheles cruzii chromosome 3, idAnoCruzAS_RS32_06, whole genome shotgun sequence.
CTGTCGGAGGTACTGGGCATCCGCAAGAATCAGTACGCGGAAGGGAACACGATCAAGATACCAAATATGGAAACATCCACCAACAAGATGCGCATCACGCACGGTAACAATCTGTTGTCCTCGTTGCTGCACAACCTGCAGCATGGCCTCTCGTCGTCGAACGGCACGAACGCTGGCGGGTCCGGGGATCATCTGGACAATCGGCACCACGCGGAGGAGGATCGTCGACGGGCCGGTTACAGTGTGAACGGTTTCAGCCGGTCCAGGTTCTACATCAACCGCCGGACGACGCCGGCGTTGCCACCGCGCGTGATCAAGGAGGAGGAAAGCGAGGAAGATACGTTCACTGGGGTGGACGACAATACGCTGCCGGAGGTGATTAATCTGGCCATCATCCCAGCGTTCGAGCACGAAATCGACGAGAAGTACATCCGACCCAACAGCCACGGTGACtaccaccggcgccaccaccggcaccagtaCAACGTGGCCCCGGGCCAACCGGCGGTGCACTGCGCCATGCAAGCGCTGGTGGCGTGTGCCGTGCTGGCCACGTTCTTCGGTATCGTCGGCACGTACTTCAAGGTGCGCGTCGTGGATCACATACGGGTGCTCTACTGGTAGGATTTGTTCGGTATTCGatcggtggcagtggtggaGCAGAGCCCACGGCGCTACTACCAGCGTCTGCATGGGACAGTCGACCCGTGGCGACGATAACGACGTCCCACGACTGCGCTCTAACCCCCCTCTGGACACGATCGGATACCCCACTGCTCTACCGCCTACCAGTACCAGGAGTGGTGTCGTCGATTCCAATACAGCTCCCGGCTGGGGTGGCCACAATAGCATGTAGCACCAAACAAATGCTCGAACTTGGTTTCTCTCGAACGCTCAACTCCACAGTACGCTACTACACCCCTACGAATCACGAGCTTAGGAGTGGAAGAACTGATAGATGACACTGACCCACGGCGAGCCACGTGTAAACTCGTCCCAATCGGCGAGTCTAATCGCTAGTAGATCCCTAATCTACCCCCTTCATGTGATGTGAACTGTGTCTAAATGCCAAACAGCCGTCTGTATGTCTATGTCTGTCCCACATCACAATCAAACCGTACTCGCCATGGGCTTTGTTGGGGAGTCAGATGCCGCCGAGGCCGCCATGTCCGATTTGCTGATCGGATTTCCTTCCACTTGCTACCAAGCACAGTACTTTGCGTTGTAACCTATGCGTTTGAGATACCTCCGGACACTAGAGAACACGGACATTTGAGTGGCAGCAAGCAAGCAGCAGGGGCAAACATTTCTACACATGGCCATATTCGCACACAGAACTATAACACGATGCCGCGGTTCTTGGACAAAGATCGCATGTAAAAATACAAACGAATCGAATCACAATCACCGAAAACACTCTTTGGTCCTAGATCATAGGTTGACTAGTTAAGGTATGTTCTACATTTTGTCATGCCCTCACGCCACCCTCCGGGGCCCAAAAATGCCACAAACCGTTAGCCGCCGGTTTGAAATGGGTTGAAggaaaaatcgaacgaacaaagaagaagaaatgcaCACAAAAATGGGTAGTCGCGCAATTAAATTCACTTTCCTACGTTACAACTAAACCTAATTGACGAGAAATGTAAAATACAACGCTAAGAAAACCGCACCACGGAGGGGGCAGGGCCTAGAATGATGAGAATCCAAAAGAAAACTGTAGCTAACTGTATTGTACTTGaggaaaaatgttcaaagatCAGTTACAAAAGCAGTGGCATTAGATGAACggttgaaaacgaaacgagtATCTGTAGAAATTCGGAAACATTCGGTGGAGAACTTCCTTTTCCTGATTCCCCTTTTTGATGGCCATTGCATTATGCGTAAGCGAACAAAGGAACAGGACAGCGTAGGACCGAGAAGCTGGAATCGAAAAATGCCTTTTTACTACGAAGAAGAGAAGAGAAGAGATTCCCGCTAAACACGGAACGCCAGATCCGGGCGCGCCGCCCCACAGCCTGGGGGCGTTTAAGAAGTAAGATTTTTGAAAGACTTGCAGTTAATCACAcgtcagcagcagtagcagcgcgACATTCAAAGAACTCTCTGCTAAGATTTAACAAAGTAACCAATAGCGAACAATCTAAGCTAacaattttttcttttttaacaaATCCACTTCGGaccagccaaccggccagAGTGGCCAGCAAAACGGGTGCGCTGCCGAGTGACACTTGCAGAACTAAAATAAGACATAACGCTCTAACATCGTATTCCTTTGATTTTGATGTCCAAGCGAACCGATTGACTGCTCTGCTTAAACTATGGTCGCGCCATTGCTAAACGTGAAGCAAAATCGTAACtacaaaaaccggaaccagatGCCAGATGTAGCTAAAGGATATTATCGCCTGTTGATTAGTTTTGGCAGAGAATATTTATTCATCGATTGAttaatatgtgtgtgtgtttttattcctATCCTTTCTAACTCGCTCCATTCGGGAGCGGTTGTTTTACAAGCTTTCTTTGCAATTGTAATTTAGTTTTCGGTTCTCATCGTTTGATTCCTTTCGCTCTCAGATTCCAACCACCACTCGGTGTGGTGTTCCACGATTTCATCTCACAGAACGCAGCACGTTCTTTTAGCGAGTACATAAGAACCATGATGGCTTGCATGTTGCCTTCTGTAGCTTTTCTGTTGACTGAACGCTGGTCAAAATCAAGCATATAATCACTATCTACTCTGTGTACTCGAATGTGTATTCTATCGGATGTACGTTGGTGTTATCCATGATTTCAGTAACTTTAGATAGCTTCTACTTTCACACTTTCATTGCCAGGAGCATCAACGATGCTTTATGCTGAGTTTTGTTCAGCTATCGCTGATTGTACAACTTCCGAAACTGCCTCTATTTAGCGCCGGTCTTCTGCTCTCTTCGCTATCATTTCGCACGTCGTATTCACTATCACTGCTTACTGGAAAAGGATAAAACTGaggagaaaatgaaatttatgttAACCTGCATTGTTACAAAGTTATAACGGCATaagtaaaattttaatttaaaatcaacagAAAAGTATATACTTGTGTATTATAGGAATAGCAGCTAAATATATTGTCtttttacaaaaacaaacagccgtTGATGTAGTTGCGTTTTCATATTATTAAGTGATCAATTAAAAACGATGACACCGAATTGTTCCATCAAAGAATGGTCAGTAATTCGAATGCGGAAATCCGGGCCAAATGCCATCCACTACCAGACGTTTGGTTTTCTCCtatttgagttttgttttttgctcgtTTCTGCATGACCGCATGACCGCGCAAGAGGGGCCGAAATTTGCCGCTCATCCAAGGGTTCAAATTCTCGCTGTTTCGTTGAGTTTTAGTTTCGTTAAGTTTTTAACGATTGTTTTGATCCGTTTGACAGCCGCATACAAAGTGTGCGACAGGCAATGTTTTGAATTCGGGTCGTGTTGTGAATCTGTTGTGAGTTTCTACGATGAATGGGCCTAAAGGAAATTCTAAAAAACCTGTCGCAAAGAAGTCGATAAGAAATGTCCTGGTGCAACCCTACGAAGTAACTTGGTATGCCGACCATATGGTCCATCTTAAATCTAAGTACATTAAAAACTCATCCTTAATTTTAGGCCTACCATTCCGAAGGACGATTTCGATGAGTGTGTTCGCCGTCTCGAGCAAGTGGATCGGTAGATACTACGGctaattgtttgaaaactcTTTCTATAACGGATATTTTCGTTTCCAGTAAATGTTTCGTTTACGGTTGCAATCCCGTAATAAGGGTGCTGCAAAACGGCACCAGTCCGGTTTTCTTCGTTCTCAGCTCGTTTCATCCAAAGATTTTTGCGAAAACGATCATCCAAATGGCACGCAGACGAAATCCGAGTGTACTAACGTTGTCGCTCCCCTCCTTTCCGGGCCAACCTAAACAGGACAGTATGATGATGGCAATCGTCCCGAACCAAGAGGGCGAACCCGCACCGGCAATCAAGGCGCTCCTTGAATGGACAAAGCAGCTATGTGTGCGGGAAAAGTTCATTGAACCAGCCGTCGATCAAGTGAAGCGAACTCCAAAAGTATCagagaaagcaaaacgaaaaccttCAAAGCAACCGTTGACGAAAGAACAACTGGCCGCTCTCTACGTTTTGCAACCGATCGGCGAAGCACaggaagaaaaatcgaaacgtaTCGTCACAAAACCGGATGCTCCGGAGGATACGTTggattttatttccttttctgGTGATGATAATAATCGGAAGCGTAAAGCGGCGGACTCTCCGAGTTCCACAATTTCGGGCAGTCGTAAACAACCGAAAGATACTTACGTACCGTTAAAGATAAATCGTGTCCGGGGAAATCCTAATCGAGTGGAGCACAAGAAAATAAAGCGACGACACTAATATCAGCCGCCATGGCAACGGATGCGTTTATAACGCCCATACGCGCACGTAGTCGACTTGTAAGGCTGCTTCCCTGCCTTCGTTCTCCTGCAGTTTCCACAGTGGCAACCAATCATCACGAGCCAGCCAGAAATCGCGGATTGCCGTCGGCGACTGGTTGCTCCACGGTTTGTTCCCATTAGCGTTAACGGCCGGAGCGTCCGGGAAGAATCCATTCGTTCCGCCGACAGCCACATTCATGATGATGTGGAACTCCTGATCGAACGGTGCCATCTTGCCACCATCAATCCACGGATTGGGTGTTCCAGGTGCACGCTGATCAAACTGGCCGAGCTCCCAGAAGTTACCCTCCCTCAGCATCACCTGCTCACCATCGACGCTGAACTTCATAAAATCCGGTGTCCACTCGAGTTGGTACAGGTGGAACGCCTTGTTGTATCCTTGCCCTTTCGGCGAATATTTAGCCTCGGTAGCATACTCGTACCCATTGAGTCCCGGGTGTGGGCCGTAGTGCATCGTCGAGCCAACATGCTCCACCCCGAGCTGGTCACCGTTGATACTGTAGTCAAGGTTTCCGCGGCTCTCCATCAAATCGATCTCACCGGACGATGGCCACGTACCGTACTGATTCAGTTTCGGCATCAACCATAGGGCGGGCCACAACCAATCCCCTGTTGGAAGCTTGGCGCGAATCTGCAGCTTGCCGTACTTGAAATTGAACGAGTTCACCGTCCGCACTCGGGCACTTTTGATGGGATTCAGATAGTTTTCTGGGGTGCCCTGACGTTCACAGCCATAGTTGGACGGGTTCGTGCAGCTGTTGGCAGGATTAGAGAGACATTATTGAGCAATTCATACACGCCGTTCCTTTCGGACTTACTAATCGTGAGGACTGCCACCGTGGATGTTTAGTAGGCCGCTCGAAAGGAACCCTTCGCCCGTctcatccgccagcagcgatGGTCGAATGAAGAAAATGCCATCCTTCACGAAAGAGTTTTTCCGACCGTTGGAATAGTACTGAAACTCCCAGTTCCCACCACCGGCGAGCGTGTGCTCGTGTTGCCACTTTTCCAGATCCAGTCGGTCGAAATTATCCTCAAAAATGAGCTCTCCTGGGCAGAAAACACGGCGCTTGACAAGGGAACCGCTAGCCGTCGTTACCGAGGGCAGCTCGCAGTTGAGTCGCTCTCCATCGGGCACCTGCGGCCGCTCTTCACTGGAATCTCCGGCGTACGCGTCGATGCAGACCGCAATCAGTGCCAACACTATCACCAGCAACGGTGTTGTCCTACGATTGAAAAATCCCATCCTAACGGAAATCACCTTTAGCCACAAATGAATGGCGGTTACGGCCAGTGAAACTACTTTATATTGAGTTTCAGCCGTTCACTTTGAAGGATTGGCCCATCGACCTTCGTTTCGTGCTTGGCACAGTAAATTAGATAGTGCAAGAGTTTTGTATCTTATCAAACGTCACCACAGAAGATAACTTTGCGGGAGAAGTACATGTTATTTAAATATTCACAACAATAGATTGCTCGTATCAGTGCAGAATGGACAATACCtgaatttttaatcaaatggTATCATTCACGCGCTCTTTGGTGTGATCTTGGCTATACTCGTCGCCTCGAACAGCGCAACGAATCGGACGTCCTAATCGTAGATATTGTTGCATAATTGTGGCTTGATGAAAATCATATCTCCAGTTCAACAggaattatatttttttttcttatcgtcGTTTGTTACTGTCGccgtttatgttttgtgttccacaaATCACTTCGCTTCATTCTTatcgtgtttgtgttttctctttcatctCTGGGGTTATTGCATTTCCGTGCCATAATGATAATATTTGTatggcgataaaaaaaaagtgttcGCGATTAGGCATTATCAGTGTCCGCACCGCTCACCTCACTAGGCTGTGGAGTTCATTGTGAGCTCTACAGAGCCCAAACGCGCACGTAGTCGATCTGCAACGAGGAATCCTTGCCACGGTTGTCGCTCATACGCCAGGTCGGTTCCCAGGATCCGCGTCCGATCCAGAAATCGCGCGCCGCCGATGGTGAAGTGTTGGCCCACGGCTTGCCCCGGTTACCGTTCGATGCTGGCGGTACGTCCGGGAAGAACCCATTCGTGCCACCGATGGCCAAGTTCATGATGATGTAGAACTCCTGATCGAACGGTGCCATCAGCGTACCGTGCATCCAGGGGTTCTCCACGCCCGGGGCAATGTTTCCAAAGTTGCCCCGATTCCAGAAGCCCGTCCCGGCGTCAATCTGGGTGATGACTTCATTGTTGACCGCGAACCGCAAATAGGTCGGCGTCCAGGTAAGCTGATAATTGTTGAACCCCGTGTTCCAACCCTGTCCAGCGGGGCTATTCTTGTAGGCGACCGTTGTTGCCCACCCGTTCAGATCCGGGTTGGGACCGAAGTGAAGCGTTGAGCCGACTTGTTCCGCCCCGATGTGGACACCGTTCGCATCACGGTACTCTAGGTTGCCTCGCGATTCCATCAGATCGATCTCACCGGACGCCGGCCACGTGCCGTATGCTTGGCGTTTCGGTAGCAACCAAATGGCCGGCCACAACCAATCCCCTGTTGGCATGCGGGCACGTACCTCCATCGTGCCGTATTTGAAGTTGAACGAGTTTACCGATCGCACCCGCGCACTCTTGATCGGATTGATGTAGTTCGTGGGTGTACCGGTTCGCTCGCAGCCCCAAAACAGTGGACTGGTACACTGGTCGgccggttggccaccgtgaATATTCAGCGTACCGCTACTCAGGAACGCCTCACCCGTATCGGCGGACAGCAGTGTGGGTCGGATGTAGAAAATACCATTTTCACAGTAAGAATTCGAACGGTGGTTCAGGTACCACTGGAACTCCCAGTTCTGGTGgtggaaacggaagaaaacttATTAGCCAAATATCTTGTACACGCAGCTACGCTTGCCGAATACtgacaccaccgccactgagGGTATTTTCGTGTTCCCACGTTTCAAAGTTGAGAGAGTTGAAATTATCCTCGAAAATTAGGTCTCCGGTACAGTACGGTCCAGCACGAGCCATTGATCCGCTAGCGGTGGTGACGGATACCGTACACTTTGGGCTCGGGTCAGCTAATGAAGCCCCAACCACTGTGGCCAACAGCAGTACAATCACTCGGAGTCTTGCCATTATCCGCAAAGAAAACACTACGACTATCGTTCAAGTCTAACTCTGAACGATCCTAAATTCAACCCAATCCGAGCCCATACATGCTTTATATATATTTCGGAGTGGTCGGAAACTTCCGCTAATCCGAAAACGATTTGCGATACGGAATTGCTGCAAGGCTGGTGATGTATCTTATCGTACGCGAATGCACTTACAACACCACGCCGTAGATGCGTTCTCGCCTTGGGGTCAAAGTTATCATAAGCCAGTGTCGGTTATTTTGTCCTTTTGTCGCATAATTACCGTGTACATGATAGCGATAATTTTTTGAATCGACACCTCCCGCTGATTAGCCCGCAACTTGCTGCGTGTGGCGCTGACGAAATTACACATCGTTTCACCTGGACAATCGTTATCAGTGGAGATAGCCATCATAAACAAATGCCTACAcccaataaaaatattgtaataACAACACGCAAAAAACCAGCCAAGGGAACATGCAAGAGAAATACGTTTTGAAACaagtaaaaaaaaccggccaagCTGAGAAACCGGTTTTTGAAAAATTGCGCCACTTTTTGTTTACTTCGCTTTCGAGCTGCCCACTGCGAGTGAACCTTTCGACCGTACACCATAAACGTGGTCTGTGTTGTTCtgccaccatcaacagcaacaatcgcaACAACGGTTCTCGCGCGAAGCGTGCGTTTCTATTATCATTATCTGTCTAGTGGTTATCAGGTTTACGGTGTGGCCACGCTGCCGCGTTCTTTCTCGTGAAAGTAGGACACTCTTCGGTGTACGTCCGGTGTGGTTTAGTTATTGGTGTCAACATGTTTTCCGTCATTACCGGTAAGTCCCGGTAACGGTATCTTTTACGACAGAATGTTTCACGTCGGTTAACGGGATTCATGCTGGTCATCGTCATCCGGCGCTAATGATGCGCGCTCAATTCGAGGCAATTGTTGTGATTATGTAATAGAGAGCACTTATAACTATTTCATTTCGCAGTAAGCGACAGTTGCTATGCCGGATCTGCGACGGACAGCAGTGGACCCCATTTGGTTGGGCTGATCAAGCAATCCTTGAAGCCCATCTCGGTTAACTATCTGTTGATTCCGGATGAGCGAGAAACCATTGAGGTATGTGATGAGCGGTCACCGGACGATCTGTTGCTattaatttcgtttcgattgcaGAAATCGCTGAGCTACGCGTGTGATATCCTAAAAGCGCGTGCCGTCTTCAcgaccggtggcaccgggtTTGGGCCTCGCGATGTTACACCCGAAGCGACACGTGCCGTCATCACGAAGGAAGCCCCTCAGCTAGCCATGGCCATGATGCTGCACAGTTTGGAGAAAACAAAGTTTGCCGTCCTGTCACGGGCCGTGTGTGGCGTACGGGGCGAAACGCTGATCGTGAATCTGCCCGGCAGCAAAAAGGCAGTCCAGGAGTGTTTCGAATCGGTCGTCGATGTACTACCGCACGTGCTGAACTTACTGTGCGACGCAGAGATCGACCGCGTGCGGCAAACGCACGGAATGGAGCAGGGAGTTCGGAAGGCCGCCGTGGCGAAACACGTTTGTCCACACGCCACTGGAAAAGGGTCGGATGAGGATCGAAATTCGCCTTACCCAATGGTCAGTGTGGATGAAGCGCTAAAGCTTATTCTGTCCACCTTCCCCACCGTCGAGGACGCAAAGTGTCAGCTGAGCCGCGTAAACATCCCTCCTTTCCGGGCCTCGATCAAGGATGGGTACGCGCTGAAATCGGTCGGCGGCAAGGGCATGAAAAAGGTCATCGGTTACGTCGCGGCCGGTGATCCGACGGTGCGGAACAACTTTACGATCGATGAGTGCTTCAAGATTAACACCGGGGCACCCGTCCCCGAGTATGCCGATGCCGTCATTCAGATCGAAGACACCAAGCTGGTTTCGCGGGAGAATGATTATGAGAAGATTGTGGAAATTTTAACCAATCCCACCCCGGACCTCGACGTGCGCGCGGTGGGAAGCGATCTGCGGATGTCGGAGCAAGTGTTTCGGTACCGTTTTCCACTCGACGCAAGCCAACGCGCATTGCTGGCGGCAATCGGGGAGAAGGTGTCGACGGTTAAGCTCAAGATTGCCGTTCTGTCGACGGGTGACGAGCTCCTCCACCCGTACGACCCCAGTGCCCTGGCAGAGGCAGCATCGTTGGAAGGGAAAATATACGATTCCAACACCACCATGCTGGTCGCGCTGATGCGCCAGTTCGGGTTTTCCGACGATCAGTGCGAAATTCAGCAGCAAGTCGTCAAGGATGAGTAAGTATGGCGTGTTACAGTGATGCTCGCCGTGGGGCTCTAATTGCttccgttgtttgttctttttcacAGTTTCGCCTCACTCAAAAAAGCCATCGAAGCGTTAACGAGTGAGGTACACATTATCGTCTGCACGGGTGGTGTCTCGATGGGCGATAAGGATTTCGTAAAACCCGTCCTGAAGGAACTCGGCTACGAGCTAGGGTTCGGTCGGGTCAATGTAAAGCCTGGCAAACCGTGCACGTTCGCCTCTCTTCCGTGTACTAAATTCTTTGGCCTACCGGGCAACCCGGTGTCGGCGTTCGTAACGTTCCACCTGTTCGTTCTGCCTGCGCTGCGATGGGGCCTCGCGGTGCTTAATAAATCGGCACCGCAGGCGGCCAAGTGCTGTTTGCCGATTATCGATGTTGAGGTGAGCTGTAACCAGATGATCATGTTGCAACAGACATAAAATTTGGACTCTTTTACGGGTAGCTTTTAGACACGTATGAGCTGGATCCACGACCCGAGTATGCCAGAGCCTCACTACGCTCGCGAAGGGGTAAACTGACCGCAAGCATCACCGGTGACCAGCTGAGTAGCAAGCTGAAGAGCACCATCGAGGCGGATGCTCTCGTTGAGCTTCCGGCACGAACGGACCAGCGAACAACCGCGGAAGCCGGTACGCTACTTAAGGCGTACGTTATACGGTCGGACTTTATTTCGCAGTATGATTAAACTCGCTATGGACAAGTGCGATATTTCCAGTGCACTGAaggttttcttccttccatcACATCGGGGATTTGACTAGAATATAAAAGGCATTTGGTATTGTTACGCTCTCCTTCCAATAGAATCATAAACTATTCGCATCCGTGATGTGTTTTTGAGTGTTGTCCATCTCTCGCTTTCGTTAAGTTTCGATTCAAAACATTCACGGGCATCCCTAGCCTGCGGTGACAGACGTCAAAAGAGGCGATTTGGCATCGccggtttcttcgttttcgtcGCTCCTGCATTTCAACACTCGAGTTGAATACTTTGGCTGGTGCCtaaaagaaaatccaatttcgtCAGCCAACAAAATGAGCGACTCAAAACCGGTGGATGAAAAGTTGTCCAAAAAGTAAGTACCCGAATACCTTTGAGTTGCACTCCAGCACAGCAACCTACCGAAGCAATGGCCGCATTGTACGGCTCTAAACACGGCAAACATGTGTTCGTGGCTGTCACACAGTGTGCAGTTATTGGCCGCAAAATGTTGCTCGCATGGCGAACGCTCGCCAGGAGTTCCGTTTTACACACTATCGGAATGCCGCTAGCAACGGCGCCGTGTCTAATTGCGCCGCTATGCGGTCCGGTTGAAGTTGGCGTGCGATGGAAATCGAAGCGTCAGAAAATGTATTCATCTCTCATATCCTTCGAATGTTTCCGCGCTGCTGCCGTGGGACCGGAGCGGATTGGCGTGGTGGTCACCGAAATGAAATtcacttttcctttccgattGCAGTG
It includes:
- the LOC128273832 gene encoding molybdenum cofactor synthesis protein cinnamon — translated: MFSVITVSDSCYAGSATDSSGPHLVGLIKQSLKPISVNYLLIPDERETIEKSLSYACDILKARAVFTTGGTGFGPRDVTPEATRAVITKEAPQLAMAMMLHSLEKTKFAVLSRAVCGVRGETLIVNLPGSKKAVQECFESVVDVLPHVLNLLCDAEIDRVRQTHGMEQGVRKAAVAKHVCPHATGKGSDEDRNSPYPMVSVDEALKLILSTFPTVEDAKCQLSRVNIPPFRASIKDGYALKSVGGKGMKKVIGYVAAGDPTVRNNFTIDECFKINTGAPVPEYADAVIQIEDTKLVSRENDYEKIVEILTNPTPDLDVRAVGSDLRMSEQVFRYRFPLDASQRALLAAIGEKVSTVKLKIAVLSTGDELLHPYDPSALAEAASLEGKIYDSNTTMLVALMRQFGFSDDQCEIQQQVVKDDFASLKKAIEALTSEVHIIVCTGGVSMGDKDFVKPVLKELGYELGFGRVNVKPGKPCTFASLPCTKFFGLPGNPVSAFVTFHLFVLPALRWGLAVLNKSAPQAAKCCLPIIDVELLDTYELDPRPEYARASLRSRRGKLTASITGDQLSSKLKSTIEADALVELPARTDQRTTAEAGTLLKAYVIRSDFISQYD
- the LOC128269916 gene encoding uncharacterized protein LOC128269916, yielding MNGPKGNSKKPVAKKSIRNVLVQPYEVTWPTIPKDDFDECVRRLEQVDRKCFVYGCNPVIRVLQNGTSPVFFVLSSFHPKIFAKTIIQMARRRNPSVLTLSLPSFPGQPKQDSMMMAIVPNQEGEPAPAIKALLEWTKQLCVREKFIEPAVDQVKRTPKVSEKAKRKPSKQPLTKEQLAALYVLQPIGEAQEEKSKRIVTKPDAPEDTLDFISFSGDDNNRKRKAADSPSSTISGSRKQPKDTYVPLKINRVRGNPNRVEHKKIKRRH
- the LOC128269917 gene encoding beta-1,3-glucan-binding protein-like, yielding MARLRVIVLLLATVVGASLADPSPKCTVSVTTASGSMARAGPYCTGDLIFEDNFNSLNFETWEHENTLSGGGNWEFQWYLNHRSNSYCENGIFYIRPTLLSADTGEAFLSSGTLNIHGGQPADQCTSPLFWGCERTGTPTNYINPIKSARVRSVNSFNFKYGTMEVRARMPTGDWLWPAIWLLPKRQAYGTWPASGEIDLMESRGNLEYRDANGVHIGAEQVGSTLHFGPNPDLNGWATTVAYKNSPAGQGWNTGFNNYQLTWTPTYLRFAVNNEVITQIDAGTGFWNRGNFGNIAPGVENPWMHGTLMAPFDQEFYIIMNLAIGGTNGFFPDVPPASNGNRGKPWANTSPSAARDFWIGRGSWEPTWRMSDNRGKDSSLQIDYVRVWAL
- the LOC128273843 gene encoding beta-1,3-glucan-binding protein-like encodes the protein MGFFNRRTTPLLVIVLALIAVCIDAYAGDSSEERPQVPDGERLNCELPSVTTASGSLVKRRVFCPGELIFEDNFDRLDLEKWQHEHTLAGGGNWEFQYYSNGRKNSFVKDGIFFIRPSLLADETGEGFLSSGLLNIHGGSPHDYCTNPSNYGCERQGTPENYLNPIKSARVRTVNSFNFKYGKLQIRAKLPTGDWLWPALWLMPKLNQYGTWPSSGEIDLMESRGNLDYSINGDQLGVEHVGSTMHYGPHPGLNGYEYATEAKYSPKGQGYNKAFHLYQLEWTPDFMKFSVDGEQVMLREGNFWELGQFDQRAPGTPNPWIDGGKMAPFDQEFHIIMNVAVGGTNGFFPDAPAVNANGNKPWSNQSPTAIRDFWLARDDWLPLWKLQENEGREAALQVDYVRVWAL